The genomic DNA GTGATATTCCCATATTTGTCACCCGTCCTCACTCCCTAGACCTCTGGAGCAGTAATAACGTCTGCATCCCCAATTTCCTCACAGAAGCCAGTGGGATGGTAGTTAGACGTTCCTTAGAACAACTCAATGAAACTGATCTCAAACAACAACTCTGGTATATTCGGGCTTCCCTCAGCACCTTAGCTACTGATGTAGAGCGAGTAGAACCCACCAACTACTTTTCCACAAAGCCCCAAACTGCTGCGAACAGGGAACAGCTGTTAGCGGCGGCGCGAGTGATTGGCGATCGCTTAGAGGAACTAGCACTACCGGACAAAGGTAATGTGACTTGGATTGGTTTGACACCGACCCTCACCAGCCAATTATCCTTAATTCCCTTGGGGTTGGATCTTTATGGTGGTGTTGCTGGGGTGGCACTTTTCCTCGCTTACCTCGGTGATGTTACCAAAGAGGAACGCTACACTCAACTGGCAGAATCGGCAGTCAAGACATTACAAAAGCAGACCAAGTTAGGTAAATCTTTTCTCAAGTTCGTTGGTGGCTTTAGCGGATGGGGAGGCGTGATCTATACCTTGACTCATCTGAGTGTATTGTGGTCACAGCCAGAACTATTAACTGAAGCTGAATCCCTGCTGGAAATTCTCCCCTCTGCGATCGCTCAGGACGAACAATTAGATATTATCGGTGGATCAGCCGGATGTATTCTCAGCTTAGTCAATCTCTATCATTCTCACCCTTGTGAAAGCATTATTCAAATCGCCCGTCAATGCGGTGAAAGGTTGCTGACACAGGCGAAATCAATGGCAGAAGGCATCGGTTGGGTGGTGCATCACGCTGGTACAAAACCTCTAGCTGGTTTTTCTCACGGTGCAGCCGGGATAGCCTTAGCATTGCTGGAATTAGCTGCATTCACAGGGGATACACGGTTCCGTACAGCCGCCTTGGATGCGATCGCCTACGAAAGAACTCTATTTGATATCCCCGAAGGAAATTGGCTAGATCAGCGCGACGTAGAGAGTCCAGGCCAAGCCGTTAACGATCATGCCTTTATGACAGCCTGGTGTCATGGTGCGCCGGGAATTGGATTAGCTCGTTTGCGCGGTCTTCCACACCTCGACAATGACAAAATTCGGGCGGAAATTAACACAGCCCTGAAAAACACTCTTGCTCAGGGATTTGGTAGCAATCATTCCCTCTGTCACGGAGATTTGGGCAACCTCGAATTACTATTGCAAGCCAGTCTCACCCTTGACGATCCTCAGTGGAAAACTGAAGTTGACCGCCTAGCTGCCGTCATTCTCGAAAGTATTGACCAACAAGGCTGGCTCTGTGGTGTTCCCTTGGGAGTGGAGACACCAGGACTAATGACCGGACTAGCAGGTATTGGTTATGGATTATTACGCCTAGCAGCACCCCAGGATGTTCCTTCCGTACTAAGTCTAGAACCCCCTCACCTGAACAGCCAAGTATAGAAACCAATCGAGTCTGCCACACTACCCCATAACTAACCATGAAATTCCAGCTGATTCAACAACAAAGTGAAGAAGACTGTGGCGCTGCTAGTCTGGCTTCTGTTGCTAAACATTATGGTAAAACCTTTAGCATTAGCCGATGTCGGGAAGCTGTCGGCACTAGACAGCAAGGAAGTTCCCTCTTAGGATTGAAACAAGGCGCAGAAGCTCTGGGTTTCAATGCCAGAGCCGTTAAAGTCGCTCTGGAACTCTTTGATGAAACAACCGTTCCTCTACCAGCAATCATCCACTGGAAAGGTTATCATTGGGTAGTTTTCTATGGTAAGCAGGGTAATAAATACGTCGTTGCCGACCCCGGTGCAGGCATTCGTTATTTAGAAAAAAAGTGGTTTCTAGAAGCATGGAGCAATGGGGCGATGCTCCTACTAGAACCAGATTCAGTCCGCTTTTTTACTCAAGAAGATCAACAAGAAAAAATTGGCGGTTTGGGACGATTCCTGCGGCGTGTTTGGCCTTATCGTGCCATTGTTGGACAAACCCTGTTGCTCAACTCGATTTTAGGTCTGCTCTCCCTCGCTTCTCCCTTTTTGTTGCAAATTCTCACCGATGATGTGCTAGTTCGCGGAGACAGACAACTTTTGACGAGCGTGGTAATTGCTGTGGTTGTTATGCAGCTAGTTACCAGTAGCCTACAGTTAGCACAATCAAATATGGTCGCTCACTTTGCCCAACGTCTGCAACTAGGGCTAATTTTTGAATTTGGGCGACAAATTCTCCGCTTGCCTTTAAGTTATTATGAATCCCGTCGCAGTGGCGAAATTGTCAGTCGCCTAGAAGATATTCAACAAATTAATCAGTTAATTTCTCAAGCTGTTGTCAGTCTACCGAGTCAGTTATTTATCGCCTTAGTTTCCATGAGCTTGATGCTGTTCTACAGTATAAAACTGACAGCTGTGGCTGGTGCGATCGCTATTTTAATGACTCTTTCCACAATCCTTTCACTGCCCACTCTCCAGCAAAAAATTCGCAGTGTTTTAGTCTTATCCTCCGAAAACCAAGGCGTTTTAGTCGAAACCTTCAAAGGTGCGATTACTCTCAAAACCACCGCCGCAGCTCCCCAATTCTGGGAAGAGTTCCAGAGTCGATTTAGTCGCCTCGCTAACCTGAGCTTCCGGACTATTCAAATTGGTATTCTCAACGGCATATTTTCCAACTTAGTCTCCAGCATCGGCAGTATTGCCTTGCTCTGGTTTGGTAGCACTCTAGTGATTCAGCAGGAATTATCTATTGGGATGCTCTTGGCATTTAACAGTATGAATGGTAACTTTACCAGCTTTATTAAAACTACTATCGATTTTGTGGATGAATACACCCGTGCCAAAACTGCTACCCAACGCCTCACAGAAGTTATTGACGCTACCCCCGAAACTTTAGATCATAGCCAAAAGCCTTGGGTAAAAGTTCAAAGCAATGCAGACATCACCTGTACTAACCTCAACTTCCATCATCCAGGCAGAATGGAACTGCTGCAAGATTTCTCCCTAACTATTCCTGGCGGTAAAGTAATTGCCCTGATTGGTAAATCTGGTTGTGGTAAAAGTACCTTAGCGAAATTAATTGCAGGTTTATATCCCCTCCAGTCTGGAAATATTCGCTTTGGGATTTATAATCTCCAAGACCTGGCTTTAGACTGCTTCCGCCAACAAGTGGTTTTAGTTCCTCAAGAAGCGCACTTTTGGAGTCGCTCGATTATGGACAACTTCCGCTTAGGTTCCCCGGATATTACCTTGGAGCAGATTGTGCAAGCTTGCCAAATTGCTGGGGCTGATGAGTTTATCAGCAACCTCCCGGACAAATATCAAACGGTGTTAGGAGAATTTGGTGCTAATCTCTCTGGGGGTCAAAAGCAAAGATTAGCCATTGCTAGAGGAATTGTGAATAACCCAGCCGTGCTGATTTTAGATGAATCTACTGGCGCTCTTGACCCTGTGAGTGAAGCCGAAGTCTTAAACCAATTGCTGACTCATCGCCAAGGTCAAACCACTATTTTAATTAGCCATCGCCCTAAAGTGATTCAGCAAGCTGATTGGATTGTGATGTTAGAAAAAGGAGAACTGAAAATTCAAGGTTCTCCAGAAGTTTTATCTCAGCAAGTTGGGGAGCATTTAGACTTTCTCGACGGTGTGGATATATCGAGAGTCAATGGTTTCACCAAAAATCCCGCTAACTTTCATTTGAATGGAAGTTCTGCAATCAGCATTCGCTAATCTCTACCCAGAAAACTATTATGGTTAACCACATTAACGCAGACTCTCTGCCCATAGTTGAAAGTGATGAATTTCTGCCGCCCATTGGTAATTGGGCAAGATTAGGCAGTTTGGTAATCGTCGCTGGTGTGGGGATAGCGATCGCACTAGCTTCTGTGATTGAATATAAAGTCACCATTAAAGGCGAAGCCAGTATCCGCCCGATGGGAGAATTACGCCTTGTGCAAGCAGCCACGGAAGGTCAGGTAACAAACATCTTTGTGAAAGAAAATCAAGCCGTGAAAAAAGGAGACGTGCTGGCTACTCTCGATGATTCCCGCCTGCAAACTCAAAAAAGTCAACTGCAAAACAACATTCAGCAGACACAACTGCAATTACTACAAATCGATGCCCAAGTTAAAGCTTTAAATCGTCAAATTCAAGCAGAAACACAACGGAATAGTCGTGCAGTTATTTCGGCTCAAGCCTCGCTGAATCGCGCCCAAAGGAATTATCAAGACCAGCAAATTAATGTGAAATCCCAAGTAGAAGAGGCTGAAGCTAATTTAAAAAGAGCGCAAAATGAGTTAACTCAAGCACAGGTGCAACTGCGTTCAGCTCGTGCTAACTTCCAGTCAACAGAGGCGGCGATGAGCGCAGCTCAAGCTAAACGCGATCGCTATCAGAAGGTAGTGCAAGCAGGTGCTTTGTCTCTCAATCAATTAGAAGAAGTGCAGTTAGATGTGGCTCAACAACAACACGCGGTTGAAGTGCAACGAGCTACTGTGGAGGCGCAACAACAAATTATTGCCCAGCAACAACAATCTGTAGCCGCAGTCCGAGCGCAACTGCAACGAGTTGAAGCCGGACTCAATCCCAGTGATGCCGAAATTGCGATCGCTCAAGAGACTATTGCTCAAGAAAGTGCTGGCGGTGAAGCCACTCTCGCCATCCTCAACCGAGAATGGGAAGCTTTGTTTCAGCAGAGGATTCAAATCAAAAATCAGATCCAGCGTGACACTAGCGAACTACAACAAGTAGAAAGCAATCTCAGTCAAACCAAAATTACAGTCCCGGAAGACGGGATTCTCTCTCAATTAAACCTGCGAAACCCTGGTCAATCGGTGCGTGTGGGTGAAGAAATTGCTCAAATTTTTCCTAGCAATGCGCCTTTAGTGATCAAAGCCGCCGTCTCCCCTAATGATGTGAGTAAGTTGGCAAAAGATCAAAAAGTGCAGATGCGGGTTTCTGCCTGTCCTTATCCCGATTACGGTACTCTTAAAGGTGTTGTCAGTCAAATTTCTGAAGATACGGTCAAATCTCCAGGAAATCAGAATGTCTCCACAGTCGCCAATGCTTCTAGTTCCATGCAGGGTGGTGCAAGTTCTTTCTACGAAGTCACGATACTCCCCGAAAGCTTTTTCTTAGGTAAGAGCAACCATCAGTGTACTATTCAACCAGGAATGCAGGGAAGAGCTGATATTATTTCGCGCTCAGAAACAGTCCTGAAATTCCTGCTCAGAAAAGCTAGGTTAATTGCCGACTGGTAGTATGATGTCCGGCAAATGACCAAAAATATAGATGTAGGTGTATAAATGGGTGCGATGGTGCGGAGCGATCGCACTAGGCGATCGCAATGCCAAAAATTAGAAAAACTCAGCCATAGATCAATACAGTTCAGTTAAGCAATTTTTTCCTTCTCTTTATTTTCTCTCTGTGTCCTCTGCGCCTCTGCGGTTCGTTAAAAAAAATAAAATTAGCCTTAACTGAACCGTATTGAGCCATAGATGACCATCTCATAAAGATGTGTCAAATTAAACACTCTCTACATCGTAGGATATTTAATTTTCAGGTACAGGGTTTTGTCCAGCAGGTAAATTATTCTTCAAACTGGGTTGGCAACAATTAATTAATGGTTGATTAGCTATTTCTTCTAAGCCAGCCGAATCGAGTAAAGTTGTCCACTGTGCTAAGAAAGTCTCATTTTGGGGATTGCTAAAGCGTAATTCTGCCAAACTCATAATAGCATCATACCAAACACCATTTGCTGCATAAAGCGTCGCCTGTTGTGGCAATGTTGCTTGTTGAAGTTGTGCTGTTAACGTGGAATTTTGGTTAATCCTTTGCACCCAACCATCGGCATAATCTAGTTTCGTCGGTTGTTTTTGGTCGCATTGAACCCGTACCTTAAAAAACCAGTGATACATTTTTCCCACCTGCAATGAGGCTTCACTTGGGGGTAAATTAACGCTAATAATTCCTGGTGATTCTGGTGGTTTCAAAGAAGTTCGATACAAAGTTTTACTTTTGTTTTCCGTTTGCTCTTGCAAAACAAACTCGATGTTAGCTATAGATGAGGCATTGTAGGGAACAAAAAACAAGAAATTAGGATTTTCAGTGTTTGTTAAACCCCAAACTTGAGTTATGGGAACAACCGCTGGCGTACCTTGGTTCAGAGTCTGTTGATAGGTCGGCACTAAGGCTGTTACCGTTTGATTAGCTGCGTCGCATCCACGGCTTGCAGCCCCACTTCTCGAACCTGCTGCACTTCGGTCTGGTGGTGGTGGTGGTGGGATAAATTCGATTGAGGTCAGATGATGATTAATTGGTAACGCCTGGAGTTGTAAAGGGGAGGATATGTTACTAATGAATGCTATGCTCAAAGCTATAGTTAATTGCAGGTTTTTCATAATTCGTTGTTAAGCAAAAAAATAGTTTTATAATTTTTTGATCGGCTTGATCACGGCTACTAAGATGACAGCACTACCTCCTAAAGCGATCGCCGCAGGTACGAAGGGAACCCAACAACTATATAGTATTAATAATATCAGGCAAAAACCGTATAAACTCAGAAATGCCACCCCAACCGCCAAGCCTAAATAAGCGAGTTGTCGCAGATAAACCACCAGCAAACCCCCTGTCATCGCCCAAACCCAAACCCAAATCACTTCCCCCCAGACATTCCAAGTCCATAACAAAGGTCGCCCATCCAAAGCCGCACTCAACAACTGACTCACCATCTGTGCTTGTAAATAAACTCCGGCTATTTCCTGTGGCTTACCTTGAGAGGAAGCATAGGGAGTCAATGAATAATCACGAAAGCTTTCGGCTGTTGTGCCAATTAAAACTATTTTGTCTTTGACTGCATCGGCTTGTAGTTGACCAGCCAGTGCTTGTTGTAGGGTAATGCGGGGTGCGATGGTCAAAGACCGACCGGAGGTCATCGCTTCTAAGTTCGGAAAGGAGCGATAATTGAGTAAAATTTGGTGTCCCAACGCGTCAATACCTTGGTAGCCTCCGGTATGAGCCTCAATTGGTTTTAAGGTTAGCTTACCTAATTGCCATGCACCATCAGGGCTAAATTGTAACTGGATTCCTTCAGCATATAAATAACGTAATGTCAACTGCACATTTAAGGCATAAGGTGCAGTACAGGGAGATGAGGGAGGGGGAGTTAACGCCAACAGATGCCGGCGTACCACATGATCAGCATCAATCACAATATCACTGAAGCCGAGAGAGTCAGGGGAAACTTCTGGCGGTGGTTTGATGCCTGGTTTGCTAGCTTGGGGGTTGCTAACTTGACATACTGCCACAAAGCGATCGCTTTTTCTCATCCGTTCTGCCAACATTGGATAAGCTGGCTGTACAGCATAATCTCGGTATATATCCAAACCAATCACCCTTGGTTGATATGCCTCCAATTTTGCTAACAACTGATCCAAAGCTTCATCTGATAAAGACCCCCGTCTATTGTCAGATTGGGCTTGTACATCTTCTTCAGTCACAGTAATTACCAGTATGCGAGAATCTGGTTTTTCCTGGGGACGCAAACTTAGCAAGTGATCAAACGCCATTAACTCCCATGATTGCAGTAAACCCAAATACCGTACCCCCATTAACAATGGTGTGATGACTATGCTGGCAAGGATCACCGCAGACAAAGCTTTTCCTAAGTTCACACCTCCCCTAGTGGAGATTTTAGGTACAGAAGATATTTGCTGAATACTCTGGTTGAAGTGTAATTCTCGCCACAGTAGAGGCATCGCTGCGGGATTTTGATAAATTACAGGCAACCAAGTCGCACAGGGAAATTGACTTTCTAGCCCTTGCAACCGTTCCCGCGCTTCTCTGACTGCTATGTATAAAGACTCACCACGAGCAAAAGCTTCTAAAAAGTACTTCAGGAATTCTTGCGCCACCCGATCAGGAACTGGTTCCCGCATCACAATGATTTGGGGTATATGCAAATCGGCAAACTCCCGCGCCAAACCCAAACCATCACAAGAATTAAAAATTGCCAAATGTAAACCTCGTTCCACTGCTTTTCGCAAGGCGTACTTTAACTGACTAATTGTCAAACACTCTGTTTGATTAAGATCAATTTTGCCTTCATTCCCGCTTTTATCAGTAGCACTATGTCCGGCGAAAAACAAAATCTGCCAGTCTTGTTCCCATAGCTGGTCAGTCAAGTCTTTGCTTGATGGCTCCACTAAGAAGGTAGTATTAGCATGAGGTAATTCTTTTAAAAGCTGACTATCTGTTTGGATATCAATTCCCTGACTATTACCCAAAATTGCTAAAACCTTCACCTGCAATTGAGGGGGTGAGTTGCGGCTAACTTGTTCATAACAAGGCGCACTCAGAGCGATTTCGGCTTGGGGATAGCGTTCTAATAAATCCCACAAATGCCAAGGCAGTTTTTGCAATCTCAGGTCATTGGTTTGTAGTAGTATGCGGATCTGGTCTGACGGTAGCAGTTTTTCCAGCAATTTTTCACGGATAGGGCGAAAACTAGTGGATGATAGCCAGGTATTTAAGTGAAATTTCAAAACATCCCCAGCCTTTTCGCAATCTACCAGAGAAGGAGTTTGTGGCGATCGCTTAGGAATACCAATGGGGCGACCAGAAAATTTCAGTTGACAGTAAATAGACTGCCATTGATGGTAACAAAGAGGAATATCTGAGTCTGGTGGTAATTCGCCAGTAATTTCGACAACTGGTCGCACATTTTCATCACCAATTTGTAGCGTTACAGGAAACCCCGCCTCAAAACTGCCTGTACCTAACTTTAAAACTACTAACTTGCTCAACGTCAGTACTCCACATATGGCGATGTAACTTACCGTGAGTTAGATAACCTCTCCCCAACCCCTTTCCGACGCGAAGAATGGTTTAAATATCTTTGAATTTCAAGGAAAAATCAAACTTTGAAAGCCTCTCTCCTTCTAGGCTATCGTGTACACACATCCTGAACTAAAGAGATTTTCCAGTTCTGAAAACAGAATTTAACCGAAAATCCAGTTCCCCTCCTCGCTTGCGGGGAGGGGCTAGGGGTGGGGTCTTATGGCAGAAAAAAGCAATTTCCCGACTTGTGTATACACCGTAGCTCCTTCTAGGGGAGAGGTTTGGAGAGGGGTTTTTTCCATCCGTCGAACTCACGTTACTTTAGTACAAAATCAGACACTACTATATACGACTGCGATCAGGATCTATGCAACGAATGAGCCATAAATTAATCAACCGAGCAAACACCACCAGAGACAGATAAACCACGAGGGGTAATATTTGGGACTTGAGCTACTAGAGATACATTACCGTTTTTATCGACAATCCAGCCTTGCGCCTCCACTATTTTCGGTGCGGAAGATAGAAGACTTTCATTGCTCACATGACTATTTTGATGCTGATTTATCGTATCTAACGTGATCCATCGTGCTGTAGATACTTCACCTTGGAATGGTTCTATAGGACTGCGGGCAATTCCGCCCCGTCCGGTGACAGTGAAAGAACTACGTCTAGCAGAACTTCCGGGATTACAACTAGAAACAATTTCTTGTGACACATCTGTGAAATTATCCGGCAACTGTACCAAACCGCGACTAGGATCTAAATCAGGTGTATTAACTGTGACTGTACCTGTTAAGCCAAACTGGGAACTAGCATCAATATCGTTGGTATTATTTCGTGGAGTTGATAAGCGTTCTTCTAGACTAAAAATACCACGAGCATTAATATCAACCTTGCCACCTCGCCCTTGAAAAGCATTAGCAGTGATATCGTTATTTTCATTAGGGATAGCAACAATAAAACCATCCGGTGCATCAATGAAGATGTTGCCACCATCACCACCAGCCCCATCAATACCTGCGGTAGTTGAGATTTGATTATTGCGGCGTAATAACAAAATATCGTCGATTTTGAGCCGAATATTTCCGCCCTGACCTAATCTAGTTGTGGCTGAGATCACCCCTTTTTTGTCTAGCAACAGGTTACGAGCTAGCACTTTTAAATCACCTGCATCTCCTCCTCCCTGATTATTCACAGCAATTTCGGCTCCATCTCGCAGCGTTAACCTCTGGGTTTCAATTCTCAAGAATCCCGCATTGCCGGCACCTTGAGAGCCAGTAAACACACCGCTAGGAAACCGCTGACCCGACTGATCTCGAAAAAACGGTCGATTGGGAACCTGTGGTACTGTGCCAACGAGTTCAATTGAATCATCAGCTGTGATAGAAACATTTCCACCTTGACCGCTACTAAAAGTCCCAGCGCCTATTTGCGCTCCTTCTGCGACGATTAATCGATCCGTGTCAATTTTAATTTCGCCTCCGTTGCCTTTACCGCGAGTAGCCGCAAACACAATAGTGGGAGAGCCATTATCAGCAGTGCCAGTTAATTGGATCTCGTCAGCCTCGATGTTAATGCTCCCCCCCTGGCCTGTACTGTTCTCAAAAACAGCTGCTAAAATTTGCGCTCCGTTGCTAGCGAAAAACCTGCCCGTAATGACTGTCACCGTACCGCCTTCCCCATCACCTTCGGTCTGTGCTGTCAAACTGCTCCCAAAACCAATTGCTGTCACTGACTCTAAGGCATTTATGACTATATGGCCTCCCTCACCATTATTAGTAGTTATGGCAGTTACTTTTCCCCCATCCAGGAGAATCAGCTTCCCTGTGTGAATCTCTACATCACCAGCTTTTCCAGTCCCTCTGGTCTGTGCTTCCAAGGTACTGGCAACATTCGTATTTTGGTCAATGCCAATCACTTGGACTGACTCCCTCGCATTCACGATTATATTGCCTCCCCTACCCTCATTAAGTGTGGCAGCGCTTACCTGTCCGCCATCCAGGATAATCAGCTTCCCTGTGTGAATCTCTACATCACCAGCGTTTCCAGTACCTCTGGTCTGTACTCCCAAGGTGCTGGCAACATTCGTATTTTGGTCAATGCCAATCACTTCCACTGACTTTGAAGCATTGACAAGTATATTGCCTCCAGTACCCTGATTCAATGTGGCAGCGCTTACCTGTCCGCCATCCAGGATAATCAGATTCCCTGTGTGAATCTCTACATCACCAGCTTTTCCAGTCCCTCTGGTCTGTGCTTCCAAGCTGCTGGCAACAGTCCCATTTTGGTCAATGCCAATCACTTCGACTGACTCCCTCGCATTCACGAGTATATTGCCTCCACTACCCTGATTAGATGTAGTAGAGCTTACCTGTCCGCCATCCAGGAGTATCAGATTCCCTGTGTGAATCTCTACATCACCAGCTTTTCCAGTCCCTCTGGTCTGTGCTTCCAAGCTGCTGGCAACAGTCCCATTTTGAGCAATGCCAATGACTTCGACTGATTCCCTCGCATTCACGAGTATATTGCCTCCACGACCCTGATTCAATGTGGTAGCGTTTACCTGTCCGCCATCCAGGAGTATCAGATTCCCTGTATTAATTTCTATTGTGCCACCCTCACCAGTATTCTCACTGGCAGCAAATAAGCCACTAGAACCAATTGACGCAATACCAATAGCTTCCACTGACTCCGAAGCGTTCACCAGTAAATTTCCCCCACGCCCCTGACTAAAAGTTGTGGCACTGACCTGGGCCCCATCTCGGAGTACCAGTCGCTTAGTTGTGACCTCCACTCTGCCGCCCTCACCAGTACTCTCACTGCCGGCAACAGAAAATAAGCCAGTGGCAAATTTTCCAGTTTCAGCAATTCCTGTGGCTTCGACTAACTCTGAGGCGTTGACAATAATTTTCCCGCCATTGCCTTGGTTAAAAGTACTAGACGATACTTGCGCCCCATTTTGGAGAAGCAATTTGCCTGTGTTAATTTCTATATCACCAGCTTTTCCGCTACCTGTAGTTTCACTTAAAAAGAGACTAGATTCTCCATTGGGGGCGTTTCCACTGGCTTGGATAGATTCAGAAGCTCTGATGCTGATAGTTCCTCCACTTCCCTCACCCCGCGTCAGGGACAAAATAAATGAACCATCTTGTAGCGCTACTCGCCGTCCCTGGATTTGAATATTGCCACCTCCAGCACCACTAGTATCAATAGCAGCAGCTTGGGAAAGGCGGATTTCTTGGAAGTTCTGCACGTCCTGATTGCTCAATTCCCAGCCTGGGTTCGTTGGGCTAAGACCTACTAAACCCTCTCCTTGAACGCTCCAAACTTCAACTCGCCCTGATTCGGCGCTCAAACTTCCGCCTTCCAGCACGACTTCACCACCAGCCAGAGCCAAGGTTTGACCAGGTTTCACCTCTAGACCACCAGTGCGATCGACC from Nodularia sp. LEGE 06071 includes the following:
- a CDS encoding filamentous hemagglutinin N-terminal domain-containing protein, yielding MGLSWSNCCWTFKVASFLAVCTAYTASGDFANAQITPDSSLSAESSMLTPNVSIDGLPADRVDGGAIRGTSLFHSFREFNVGDGQRVFFANPGGIEHIFSRVTETNPSTILGTLGVNGGANLFLLNPNGIIFGPNARLDLSGSFLASTAQSIKFTDGIEFSTTNPSAPPLLTLNVPIGLRYGQDAGRILVQGQGNELRINQQTGEVLEVDRTGGLEVKPGQTLALAGGEVVLEGGSLSAESGRVEVWSVQGEGLVGLSPTNPGWELSNQDVQNFQEIRLSQAAAIDTSGAGGGNIQIQGRRVALQDGSFILSLTRGEGSGGTISIRASESIQASGNAPNGESSLFLSETTGSGKAGDIEINTGKLLLQNGAQVSSSTFNQGNGGKIIVNASELVEATGIAETGKFATGLFSVAGSESTGEGGRVEVTTKRLVLRDGAQVSATTFSQGRGGNLLVNASESVEAIGIASIGSSGLFAASENTGEGGTIEINTGNLILLDGGQVNATTLNQGRGGNILVNARESVEVIGIAQNGTVASSLEAQTRGTGKAGDVEIHTGNLILLDGGQVSSTTSNQGSGGNILVNARESVEVIGIDQNGTVASSLEAQTRGTGKAGDVEIHTGNLIILDGGQVSAATLNQGTGGNILVNASKSVEVIGIDQNTNVASTLGVQTRGTGNAGDVEIHTGKLIILDGGQVSAATLNEGRGGNIIVNARESVQVIGIDQNTNVASTLEAQTRGTGKAGDVEIHTGKLILLDGGKVTAITTNNGEGGHIVINALESVTAIGFGSSLTAQTEGDGEGGTVTVITGRFFASNGAQILAAVFENSTGQGGSINIEADEIQLTGTADNGSPTIVFAATRGKGNGGEIKIDTDRLIVAEGAQIGAGTFSSGQGGNVSITADDSIELVGTVPQVPNRPFFRDQSGQRFPSGVFTGSQGAGNAGFLRIETQRLTLRDGAEIAVNNQGGGDAGDLKVLARNLLLDKKGVISATTRLGQGGNIRLKIDDILLLRRNNQISTTAGIDGAGGDGGNIFIDAPDGFIVAIPNENNDITANAFQGRGGKVDINARGIFSLEERLSTPRNNTNDIDASSQFGLTGTVTVNTPDLDPSRGLVQLPDNFTDVSQEIVSSCNPGSSARRSSFTVTGRGGIARSPIEPFQGEVSTARWITLDTINQHQNSHVSNESLLSSAPKIVEAQGWIVDKNGNVSLVAQVPNITPRGLSVSGGVCSVD